The Phoenix dactylifera cultivar Barhee BC4 unplaced genomic scaffold, palm_55x_up_171113_PBpolish2nd_filt_p 002290F, whole genome shotgun sequence genome has a segment encoding these proteins:
- the LOC120109498 gene encoding LOW QUALITY PROTEIN: DNA-directed RNA polymerases II, IV and V subunit 8B-like (The sequence of the model RefSeq protein was modified relative to this genomic sequence to represent the inferred CDS: deleted 1 base in 1 codon) — translation MVELLFEDIFTLTRLDPDGKKFDKVTRIEARSEQFDMSMQLDVNTEVYPLHVGDKFTMVLAPTLSLDGTPDSGYYTQGQRKSLADKFEYVMHGKLYKISEESSGPNVKVELYASFGGLLMMLKGDPSNATNFELDQRLFLLMRKV, via the exons ATGGTTGAGCTTCTTTTCGAGGATATCTTCACGCTGACCAGGCTCGACCCAGATGGTAAAAAATTTGATAAAG TGACCCGAATTGAAGCACGCAGCGAGCAGTTCGATATGTCCATGCAGCTAGATGTCAATACTGAAGTTTATCCACTTCATGTCGGAGACAAATTCACAATGGTTCTAGCTCCAACTCTGAGTCTGGATGGAACTCCTGACAGTGGCTACTATACGCAG GGACAGCGAAAGTCGCTTGCGGATAAGTTTGAGTATGTTATGCAT GGAAAACTATATAAGATCTCAGAGGAGAGTTCTGGACCAAATGTGAAAGT GGAGCTATATGCTTCATTTGGTGGGCTTCTGATGATGCTCAAGGGGGATCCCTCTAATGCGACCAACTTTGAGTTGGATCAAAGGTTGTTTCTGCTGATGAGGAAAGTGTGA